The Symphalangus syndactylus isolate Jambi chromosome 3, NHGRI_mSymSyn1-v2.1_pri, whole genome shotgun sequence genome has a segment encoding these proteins:
- the LOC129478272 gene encoding beta-lactoglobulin-1-like, whose product MQCLLLTLGAALVCGVWAIDILQTMQDVELPKLAGTWHSMAMAASDFSLLETKEAPLRIYISSLQPTPEGNLEIALRKWSQNQSPFRESNQCAEEKIIAEKTENPTEFQIDYLDENRIFLFNTDCSECLFLCLESTPRQNLACQYLARTLEADDKVMEEFISFLRTLPMHMRIFLDMTQVEEQCRV is encoded by the exons ATGCAGTGCCTCCTGCTCACCCTGGGCGCGGCCCTGGTCTGTGGCGTCTGGGCCATCGACATCCTCCAGACCATGCAGGACGTGGAGCTCCCAAAG TTGGCAGGGACTTGGCACTCCATGGCCATGGCGGCCAGCGACTTCTCCCTCCTGGAGACGAAGGAGGCCCCTCTGAGGATCTACATCAGCTCGCTGCAGCCCACCCCCGAGGGCAACCTGGAGATCGCCCTGCGCAAATG GTCACAGAATCAAAGCCCTTTCAGGGAGAGCAACcaatgtgctgaggagaagatcATTGCAGAGAAAACCGAAAACCCCACCGAATTCCAGATCGACT ATCTGGATGAGAACAGGATCTTCCTGTTCAACACCGACTGCAGCGAATGTTtgttcctctgcctggaaagcaCCCCCAGGCAGAACCTGGCCTGCCAGTACCTGG CCAGGACCCTGGAGGCGGACGACAAGGTCATGGAGGAATTCATCAGCTTTCTCCGGACACTGCCCATGCACATGCGGATCTTCCTGGACATGACCCAGGTGGAAG AACAGTGCCGTGTCTAG